A window of Oryza glaberrima chromosome 2, OglaRS2, whole genome shotgun sequence genomic DNA:
CACACAGTTCTATATTTAGCTTCCATAGTATGAATGAATACACTACACCATGccagtacatatagaaatatgtAGAGACTTTGAATGTGAGTTGTTGAACATTTCAGAACACTTAACAGAACAATAGCACTTGGCAATTGCATATCTCGGAAACTCTTAACTAGTTAACTGCAGCAGTTGAAGATCATGGCAGTCCTTAATCATTGGTCAAACCCAacaatgttttcattttttttctcgaacatACAGGAGAGCTGAGCATCGTTATATTAAGAAGGAAAAGAGTCCAAAAGGACTCAAACAAGCCCATTAGGGCAGATTTTAGTACAAAACGGCTTGCcaaagaaatacaaaaggaCTGCGACCATCCATGAAATAGTTTAGTTGGAATGTTTTCATGTTTTCAGAGGAATATTATCTGGCGAATAATCATCAGCTAATTCTGTGGCAAAAGCTACGCAAAGATAGGATGAAATAGTTAGTTGGAATAATTGGGCATAAAGCATTCATAGGTGGCTATTCAAGTCTGCAGTTATATACCCAGGCTTCCTGGAAAGGTGGGGGAAACTACCAAGCTGAAGTGAAGTAGGGGCACACAGAATTTCCAGTGAGTGCTGAATTGGATATAGGAAAGAAGACCAACGTGAAAGCACTCCATTTGGCCAAtactatggttgtgtttagttccacactaaaattggaagtttgaagaaattagaacgatgtgacggaaaagttggaagtttgtgtgtgtaggaaagttcgatgtgacggaaaagttggaagtttgaagaaaaaagttggaatctaaacggGGCCTATTTTATATTGCATTTATTATCCCTCTCATAAGGTATTTTAGTTGCGTGTCGCTTTTTGTGATGACTTTTTGGGGTCTTGAGGGGTCCTTTTGGATCCCTCGTTTGTacatatttcttcttcttcttcttcttcttcttaataaAATAAGGCGCAGTCCtgtgtttttgagaaaaataagGTATTTTAGTTTTGGGTATATTATTCTAGAATTTCCCACACAGTTCTCTTTACCCTGGTGTCTCCAAAAATTATATCTCATctggaacattttttttaaaaaaaaaaagtaaggatGACCACCAGCAGAAACCTCCTGTCAGGCACATGTATTTAACCACCCACTATAAAGCTAATAAGTAGTTCGGATTATGCAGCAGTCGTACCCACAAAAATACAGCATTTCTGCATTAGATATATGTTCAGATGAATGTCAAAACAAATGATAATATATACTTTCTCTGAGACTCTGATTCCATATACAAACTGTTTTTATACTTGTGCACAAGGATTAAGAAAGTGATCAAATGAGTTCGTTGCCCTTCATTTATACACAGTGGGAGACATGTTCATGAGTGCTAATATGTATTCAAAAAggacaaaggaaaaaagagatagTAAAAGGTGCCTCAAGTTATTATGACTTATATTTGAAAAAGAGTTAGGAATTCAAAGATGACTGAGGAAGTATAATCTTACCTTTTTCACATCTGAATATAGATCTTCAACCCTTTTCTCTGTCTGCTTTGCAAATGACCACATTTTGTATATACTAGACTCCATCTTTCTTGATTCATCAATTAGAATTTGAACCTGTAATCATCGTACCCATGATATAAACAACTGAACAACATTCAGAATACAAAAGAATGAATGATGGAAAAGCACAATAATAGGAACAGTTACTGTCCAGTTGTCAAAGTCAAAACACCAAATGCGTGATGTATGACCATCTAAATGCCAAAAAAGCTATATGGCACAGGTAGATAAAAATGTACACATTTACATTTAACTATTAACTATACTTTTCTaatgtttttactttttagtatataacaAAAATTAGAAAGCATAGAAACCCATATTATACCATCATGATCACTTAGAGTAGTATAGTAAGAAAGAAATAGGAAATCAGATCAAATCTTCCAATACTGGAGAGAATAGATAtaaattactacctccgtttcaggttataagactttctagcattgcccacattcatatagatgttaatgaatctaggcacacatatatgtctagattcattaacatatatatgaatgtggacaatgctagaaagtcttataatatgaaacgaaggaagtacaaACAACAAAAGCGGCTTATATTTTAATTTCATGTGTAGGATATAAGTTAACATCATGACGATATTTGAAGGCAAATAGAATGGCAAAAAAGGCCAATAGAATTCCAACATAGCTTGGAGGAGAACAATCGTTATGCTTTGTTAGTAAAAAGCTGTGCGAAAGCCTTTGATCTAAAAGAAACATAGCTTGGAGGAGCAATCGTGCTGTCGATGGATAGTTGGTCATAGAACACCTCACTATTGCCTATCGGTAACATCATGGCCAGAAAACAATATCGAGAGCAACAACTACCAGTTCATGCAATGAGACCTTATGTACAAGCTTACAGCTAGGGTCACTGAATTCACAAGTTctcatctctcttctcctcttccctccATTGAATATTTGAGTGTCAGCGCAATTGCAAGACACTGTAGTCATCATACCCCACCATTCACAAAGACCAAGGTGGCATTTAACATAAAAGAATTAACTACAGAACGGCTTTACATTGCCCTTATTAAACGGCATGATACAATTAGGACTCAACCCCTTTCATGCATTAGGTTAAGGGTAGAGAGTAGAATTATGACTAAACTCTTGGTTTTCTCGATAGACAAGCACTCTAAAATGCCATATCCTAATTAAATAGACAAACATTGTGAAAACAAGAGAGTATAAATTTAGACGTGCTTgaatttgaaaaattaaaattctactctcatataacaaattcaaataaattatatgcaCAAAGGAACAGTACAATGCAGCTTCTAACAACCTCAAGAGTCAAGAcaatcaaaataaataataacctAGATAGTGATACCTTTCTCATATCTGAATGTAGACCCTCTACTCTTCTCTCTGTATCCTTAGCCAATGACCATAATTCACGAACATTAGAGTTCATCTGTCTTGATTCATCCATTAGAACCTGAACCTTTTATCACAATGCTGATGAGATGAATTACTCAAAATACCTCCACCcccaaaaaaatcataatagcTCAGAAAAGTAACACATCAAGATTGAACTAGAACATTCAGAATGACAATATTGCAACACATCAAATTTATTTACCAAATAAGATAGCACAATACTGAGTCTTCATATGTATTTAGGCTTGAaagacatttttaaaaaaatgtattcaaATGTGAGGTTTCTAATCTCAGATGAAAAAACACAATAAATCAAATGCATGATCAAAAACTAATATTAATAAAATGTTATAGAATTGGTAGTTACTCATGGCAATCAAAACTGATGATAACCTTACCATATTAACATCTGAATGCAGAGCGCTGACTCTATTATCTGTATCCTTTGCCATTGACCATATATTGTGAATATTGGAGTTCATCTTTCTTGATTCATCCATTAGAATTTGAATCTGTAATCATAATATCCATGAGATGATCACCTTGAACCAGATTTCGTAATATATTATACTATAATAATTATAATGAAGGGCTCTCAAAGTAATTCATTTTGTGCAAGGGAAACATAAATAACCTAAGATTGGTACAAACAAAGCTAAGCATGCTATGAGCATATGCTCATTGGTGCAAGGGAAGGCATGGAAATTTTACATCACCCGTACTTTTCTGATTGGTTTGCAGCCTGTAGTGATTGAAAATACTGGGATATATTAAAACCATTATAAAGTGTAATCATAGGCAAGGGAAAATATTTCATAAATCTACAAGTTGCATTACTGGTAGTACGTTTTATGTGTAGGTTTCTTAACTTACTCAGAAATTGTTTCACCAGATCATATGGCATTTCAGTTTAGATGAATGCTAGTATTTGATGTTTTTCAGTGCTTCATGCTTACAAAATGTCACTATTTACTTTGTAATCCATTTTTCCATACTCATGTACTCTTAAAGTGTTTCCAAATAATGCGGTTAGTTACTCCAGTTGCAATATTAGTTAACCTAATTTAGTTCAAGGGACTGGCGTTTGAGTGTAACAGCTTCATTCACGATTGGAATGAGGTTGCTGATGCTCAAGAACAACCTTCAGCAATGCAAATAGGAATTTTTATCTTACATAAGATCTCTGGCTGAAAATAAAGACCAAGAATAGAAACAGTATCCTCTAGTTTGTATGTAACACAAATACTGCAAACTCAATGTTCTAGCAGAAAAAAGACATGATAATCCTCTCAATGAAGCATATACATTTGTATGAAGAAACATTGAATATGGACAGCTTGAGAAACTTTATACATGTTATTAATGTAACTGTTTCTATTGGTGATTGGTGACACATAACAtagttgaaaaagaaaaaggtgcaCAATTTTGCGGGGCCACACATgagaaatagatagatagatagagagagagagagagagagagaacctcCTTTTCCATTGCCTTGATAGTATTATCAGAATATGAGCCACAAAGTGATTCCTACAAGATTGGAAGGCACAAAAGACCAATGCATGATTTGTAAGCATTCTGTTATTTAACCAAAATTCCAAAAGTAGGAAATGCAACTTATCAGAATGACAGTAAGGTACCAGGTATAGGTTGTTCCTAGGCGCACGAATCCATAGATGTACGAAAATACAAATGtaactttgtatatatatatgtgtaatgTTTTGTTGCTAAGTGAAGCGCATGGTATTACTAATTAAGTGACCTATTTTTAGTCATTTGTTTTGGTCTTCCTTCCTACACAATCAGACAAAGAAATGAGTGTTTCCCTGCTCCTTGTTACAGAACTGTCCCTAATAAAAAACAATCACTGGTCTTAATGGGAGGATCAAGAACCGTCATCATGCATGTGTAGACCGTAATTTTTGACACCGTAACTCTGTAAGCAACCAATTACAGAACTATGGATTATGGAAATTGATATGACAAATCCTAAAAGAACATCATACCTTGATATTCTCATGCTCATTGATCAGGGACTGAATATCCAGCCCCATTGCTCTCACAACctctccatcctcctcctccaaagCACCACTTTTCCCATCCAATGGTTTTGAATTGTTATCCCACATAGACTCTGTGCGCGCGGCATAATTCAGCAATTGACCACACAGATCAGGCCACGAATAGAAGAAATTGGAGAGAACTCATACGCGATATTAAAAATACATTAATTTCTCAGGCCACGAAAAGAATCGATGGAGGGGTATGGGTCGCCGCTAATTCCCCAGTCCCCACGTACCCAGCCTGGCGAGCTGGAGCTTCAGCTGCTCGATATCCGACCGCACCTCGCCGCGGAAGGCACCCTCTCCGTCATCGGGGACGACGACGGATGCCGCGGCGCACTCCCTGGCGTGGTCGCGCGGGAGGGCGAagatggcggcgaggagcgcggcggagaGCGCGAAGGCCGCGCAGGGACggcggaggtcgccggcgcTGCCGGTGAGGCTGaggcgggcgaggagggagagaaggcggagggggaggaggaaggcgacgacggcggcgaggatcgCCGCGTCGATCCTCAtggtggcgcggtggcggacTGGACTGGAGAGGTGGACGCGACGGGTACGGGCGGTCGGGCGGAGCAGAATGGTTGCCCGTGGGCTCAATTCTGAATTACACTGGTTTTGTAGTGTAGGCCCAATTTTATATTGGTAccaactagcaaaatgccctAATATTAGTAACGAAAATGCTACACAAACGACCGGAGCGTCTGACTTTTTGGATGACccgtttgattcagcttaggattattataatctagattattagaaataagctaaaaaaaacatatagcttattatgatatattattataatctataagccagattactatataatttattaatccactctaaaggtgtttttttagattattgggtggctaacaaCTAATAAACAGCTTATAATCTAGGGAAACAAATAACTCACAGATTATTCTATGTTGGCTTTTATAAttcagcttatagtaatctagttcaataatcttaagctgaaacaaacagtgCCGCGCGGCATCAACATCATGCTATACATCACATGAAGCCTCGCGCCGTCATGTATTGTGCTGCTCTGCTGTTTTGGTCAGTGGAGAACCTAGAACAGAAATTACCGGGGGTCCAATACGTActaattatctattttttttaattgtatacTAATTAACATGATATAACTTAGTAAGAATTGGATAATTTACCCGGGGTTCGAGGATCCCGGGAAACTACACGTAGGATCGCCACTGATTTTGGTCGTACGCCGGTCGGATGGAGAAGTCGTACGTATAGCAAGGTTCTATTGGTAACTAGGAATAttaactagcaaaatgccctTACACGAAGTCTCCATCAGTTTATtagtgaaaaaataatttataagtaaagcTTTCATGTATGTGTCCTTGacaacttaaaaataaaactgAGAAAGAAACTATgttaataaatattaaaatcaacttcaatattttaatttttggcaTTGGTCTATAAGTTATAAGGCAAATGATGAGGCCCTCTTTTTtctttgatatttttctttcgGAACATTTTTCGCtcttgttttactttttttctctttcggGATATATACACAATAGTTAAATCAGTTGTATTCGTTGACAAGGGTGTTACTACATTGCTCTACCCACGCACGGTTAaaggtggagtggagtggagatgGCTGGTGTGGAGGTGGTAAATACGGTGTTGAGTGGTGATGAGTAATGCCCTCCCTGAGTACCTTAGGGCATATGTAGTGTTTATTTATAGACAACGTACTATGTGTAGATCTCATAACAAAAatatgtgctttgtgaaaaCTTCTGTAATGTATATAACCACAGGGTGCCATGGAGAGTGAGACCCACTGTGATTAACACAAGGAAGATGTGGTATTGATATATTCATTTCGGAGAGCAATGGCATATGGCATGTGAGTTCAAGAATACAATGGCCGGTGGTTGGCCCTAAGCTAGGAGCGGCTGAAAATAATCTTATAGTGTATAGAGTCGGTTCTATCATCTTCTCTCTTTTATAGAACCCTCTCTAAATGCAAGATTGTACATGCTTTTATATCATCCTTGAAGGGGATCCAAGTCTTTTGACATTTGGTAGCCCGATGATCCATTCCGTGTCAAGCTGGATCGGGCTGCCTTGATGGTCCGGTCCAACaggaggttgggggaggggggaggggggatgaTGCTCAGATGGGTTGGACTacaaaagggaagaaaagatgGGGAATGAGGATTGGGCCCAAAGAGCGAATATATTTAGAGTTACCATTTTATTTGAGTTTGTGTGTGGATGATTTGAACTTGGATTTAGTTTTCATATTTCCTGAAAGGGTGGCTTATTCCATTGACCTATATTGGGAGATAATTACTTTCCAAATTTTAGGAATTTCCTTTACGTAGTTTCAtggatttaataaaataaattgattcCTTATTTAGAGTTACTTCATTTTCTATTGGACCCACAATTGGTACAGATATTTGGGCTTTTTATCGTGTATGTGTTAGCTTATTAGTtgtaaccaaaatttaaattgtgaAACTTAACTTTAGAATTGATTTGTTTTCATTGCCAACAATGAACTTTAAACCACAAATAATATATGTACAAAAGTCTTactaataaattattttgtatCGTATATTTTCCTATGACTTATCAACCACAGCTCAAATGATTAGAGTTTACTATCAGATGCCATTACTA
This region includes:
- the LOC127764468 gene encoding uncharacterized protein LOC127764468 isoform X2; the encoded protein is MRIDAAILAAVVAFLLPLRLLSLLARLSLTGSAGDLRRPCAAFALSAALLAAIFALPRDHARECAAASVVVPDDGEGAFRGEVRSDIEQLKLQLARLESMWDNNSKPLDGKSGALEEEDGEVVRAMGLDIQSLINEHENIKESLCGSYSDNTIKAMEKEIQILMDESRKMNSNIHNIWSMAKDTDNRVSALHSDVNMVLMDESRQMNSNVRELWSLAKDTERRVEGLHSDMRKVQILIDESRKMESSIYKMWSFAKQTEKRVEDLYSDVKKGFKQKGIKVPSWMDW
- the LOC127764468 gene encoding uncharacterized protein LOC127764468 isoform X3 translates to MRIDAAILAAVVAFLLPLRLLSLLARLSLTGSAGDLRRPCAAFALSAALLAAIFALPRDHARECAAASVVVPDDGEGAFRGEVRSDIEQLKLQLARLESMWDNNSKPLDGKSGALEEEDGEVVRAMGLDIQSLINEHENIKESLCGSYSDNTIKAMEKEIQILMDESRKMNSNIHNIWSMAKDTDNRVSALHSDVNMVQVLMDESRQMNSNVRELWSLAKDTERRVEGLHSDMRKVQILIDESRKMESSIYKMWSFAKQTEKRVEDLYSDVKKKGIKVPSWMDW
- the LOC127764468 gene encoding uncharacterized protein LOC127764468 isoform X1, translating into MRIDAAILAAVVAFLLPLRLLSLLARLSLTGSAGDLRRPCAAFALSAALLAAIFALPRDHARECAAASVVVPDDGEGAFRGEVRSDIEQLKLQLARLESMWDNNSKPLDGKSGALEEEDGEVVRAMGLDIQSLINEHENIKESLCGSYSDNTIKAMEKEIQILMDESRKMNSNIHNIWSMAKDTDNRVSALHSDVNMVQVLMDESRQMNSNVRELWSLAKDTERRVEGLHSDMRKVQILIDESRKMESSIYKMWSFAKQTEKRVEDLYSDVKKGFKQKGIKVPSWMDW